The following is a genomic window from Citrobacter koseri ATCC BAA-895.
TAATGCAGAAGCCGAAGAAGAAGCCGCTCGTCGTAAAAAAAAGATCCTGGCATCCGGCAGTGATGGCAAATCTGATGCGTCAGGCACAGGAGGAAGATTACCGCCGGGAGCAGATGGCAGAGCTTGAGCGTTCAGCCCGGTCACATTTTGCGGATATCGGAGGAGAGGATGGCGGTTAAGCGTACCCGTTTTTTAGGTATCCGGGTGACCGATGGGGAGTACCAGCAGCTGCTGGAGCGCTGCAATGGAAGGCAACTGGCAGTGTGGATGCGGGAAACCTGTCTCGATACGCGCCCGGCGCGGTCGTTGCGGCTGCCGTCCATCGATCCGGTTTTGCTGCGCCAGCTTGCCGGGATGGGGAACAACCTCAACCAGATCGCCCGGAAAATTAACGGCGGCCAGTGGTCAGGCGCTGACCGGGTTCAGGTGGTGGCCGCGCTGATGGCCATCGATGCCGGACTCGAGCGGCTGCGGCATGCCGTGCTGGAAAAGGGGGCAGACGATGATCGTTAAGTTTCATCCGCGAGGGCGAGGCGGCGGTGCCGGGCCGGTGGATTATCTGCTGGGGAAAGACCGCCAGCGCGACGGGGCCATCGTCCTGCAGGGAAAGCCGGAGGAGGTCCGGGAGCTTATCGACGCCTCGCCCTACGCCAAAAAGTACACCTCCGGCGTCCTGTCTTTTGCTGAACAGGATTTACCGCCCGGCCAGCGTGAAAAGCTGATGGCGAGCTTCGAGCGGGTTCTGATGCCCGGACTCGATAAAGACCAGTACAGCGTGCTGTGGGTTGAACACCGGGACAAGGGGCGGCTGGAACTGAATTTTCTGGTACCGAACACGGAACTGCTGACCGGCAGGCGTCTCCAGCCGTACTACGACCGGGCAGACCGTCCGCGCATCGATGCGTGGCAGACCGTGGTGAACGGGCGACTGGGGCTGCACGACCCGAACGCACCGGAGAACCGGCGCGCGCTGGTGACGCCATCTTCGTTACCCAAAACGAAGCAGGAAGCCGCAGAGGCTATTACGCGGGGCTTACTGGCCCTCGCCTCGTCAGGGGAGCTTAAAACGCGTCAGGACGTCACTGAGGCGCTGGAAAGCGCAGGTTTTGAGGTCGTGCGCACCACAAAGAGCAGCATCAGCATTGCCGACCCGGACGGAGGGCGAAACATCCGACTTAAGGGAGCCATCTATGAACAGTCTTTTAACGCTGGCGAAGGACTTAGAGCAGAAATCGAAAGCGCAGCAGCAGAGTACCGGCGAAATGCTGAAAGCCGCATTCAGCGAGCACGAGAAGTCTGTCAGAGCGGAACTGAGCGAAAGCGGGAAGAGAATCAGCGCCGCCATCCGCGCCCACGAGCAGGGTATGAGCGCGGCCATGCAGTCGAACCGCCTGAGCGTGATGCGTATGGTCGGGCGGACATGGCTGACCATCACGATGGTGTCAGGACTGCTGTTCGCCAGCCTGAGCGGGGTGTTGTGGTATCAGGGGAGCCTGATAGCGTCAAATCTGGCCGAAATCGACCGGCAGAACGCAGCGCTGTCGAAGCTGAACGCGAAGACCTGGGGCGTGACGTACCTGGAAGACAGCAACGGACGTTTTCTGGTGCTGCCGAAGGGGACGGCCGTAGACAGGACGCAGAGCTGGACGGTCGGGAACGGGCTGTCGAAGCAGAACGCGCTGAGACTGGTGAAGGAGTAAGTGCCGATGACCGAGCTGGAAAAACAGTTGCTGAGCGCATTAGAGCAGCTACAGCAGGACTACTCGAAAAGGCTGGACGAGTGGGAGAGCGCCTTCGGGGAATGGCGGAAAATGTCAGGGCTTATGCAACGGGAGAACGCGGCGCTGAGCGAGCGCGTGACGCGCTTGAGTCAGCAGGTGGAACGCTTGAGCGGGCAACTGCAGCGTTTGAGCCGGTAGTGCAGCGTCATGAGATGGCCGTGGCCGCAGAACGGGCGCACGAGCAACGGCAGCACGAAAAGGAACTGACGGAAGCGCGTTCCCGGCAGCGAAGCTATGACGGTCCGTCGCTGGGCTGAAATGCAGGAAAACAGGGTTCTCATCGGGCATTTACGCTGAAACCGGATGTCATTCACCTGGCTGCATGGCTATGCAGCCAGGTAAAATTTATCTGTCGCGAACGGGGCGGTTTATCGGGTGGTTTGTTGCCGGTTTTACCTGACTGCCACCCCGTTCGCGGCGAACCCGTCCGGGGCGGTGCGGGCAACGGGTGTTATGTTTAATCAGCGTGAACGGCAGATACAAAAAAAGCCCCGGAGGGCTTTTAACTACTGACTTATTTTTTTGAAGATTTGCTGGGTTTCAATTTGTCAGTATTTCCCGGCGTTTTTTTATTGTCACGCTGGCGTTTATCAGGTTCCCCTGTTGAATCGGCAATTCGTTTCGGACCCGGCTTAAGACCCATAATCGTTATCCTTTCAATAGTTAAGAGGAAAGCCCTCAAGCTAGATATATTGACCGCGTTACGGATTATCAAGAGGGGCTAACAAGATTATTTTTTGTTCTTTTAGGTTGATTGTGGTACTGTTGCTATACATGTATAGCAAATGGTGTTCGGGAGGTTTATATGCTTGCTATCCGGTTATCTGATGAGATTGAGTCCCGTCTGGACTCGCTGGCGAAGCAAACCGGCAGAACAAAGACGTTTTATGCGCGGGAAGCAATACTGGCGCATCTGGAAGACCTGGAGGATTATTATCTTTCAGCAGAAACTGCTGCACGCGTTCGCCGTGGTGATGAAGCAGTGCATTCGTCTGAAGACGTGAGGAAGTCACTTGGTCTGGACGATTAACTATTCCGATCGGGCGCTCAAATCGTTACGCAAGATGGACAAACAGAACGCACGACGGATTGTGGATTTTATGAGTTTACGCATTGCAGTTGCTGCCGATCCTCGCCAGTCAGGGAAGCCGCTCAAAGGTGAGCTGGGCGAGTTCTGGCGCTATCGGGTGGGAGATTATCGCGTTCTGTGTGAGATCCGAGATGACGAGCTTGTTATCCTTGCCGCCACGATTGGACATCGCCG
Proteins encoded in this region:
- a CDS encoding MbeD family mobilization/exclusion protein, encoding MTELEKQLLSALEQLQQDYSKRLDEWESAFGEWRKMSGLMQRENAALSERVTRLSQQVERLSGQLQRLSR
- a CDS encoding MbeB family mobilization protein, which codes for MNSLLTLAKDLEQKSKAQQQSTGEMLKAAFSEHEKSVRAELSESGKRISAAIRAHEQGMSAAMQSNRLSVMRMVGRTWLTITMVSGLLFASLSGVLWYQGSLIASNLAEIDRQNAALSKLNAKTWGVTYLEDSNGRFLVLPKGTAVDRTQSWTVGNGLSKQNALRLVKE
- a CDS encoding type II toxin-antitoxin system RelE family toxin, with protein sequence MVWTINYSDRALKSLRKMDKQNARRIVDFMSLRIAVAADPRQSGKPLKGELGEFWRYRVGDYRVLCEIRDDELVILAATIGHRREVYD
- a CDS encoding MobC family plasmid mobilization relaxosome protein, which codes for MAVKRTRFLGIRVTDGEYQQLLERCNGRQLAVWMRETCLDTRPARSLRLPSIDPVLLRQLAGMGNNLNQIARKINGGQWSGADRVQVVAALMAIDAGLERLRHAVLEKGADDDR
- the relB gene encoding type II toxin-antitoxin system RelB family antitoxin, with translation MLAIRLSDEIESRLDSLAKQTGRTKTFYAREAILAHLEDLEDYYLSAETAARVRRGDEAVHSSEDVRKSLGLDD